Proteins encoded together in one Bradyrhizobium sp. CB82 window:
- a CDS encoding GGDEF domain-containing protein: protein MVNVLDEHERTMAFAEVALGQIRSLRQTAIPRNYEIWYVYATGYNAPLNKIINETLARNGRLTEADLEQIYETYLSHIKTTDRIDKVGARVIGEIDDVMKVLSEALGMSASYDASLSGAAAKLSTARDRDQIKAIVDALLGATRDMRETSKALEDRLTLSKNEISNLQQSLEAIRAESLTDPLTGLGNRKYFDRMIGMAVQNALANGEPLSLLLFDIDHFKSFNDSYGHLTGDQVLRLVGLSLKQTIKGQDITARYGGEEFAVVLPNTALRQALTVADHIRRAVMAKELKKKSTGEILGRVTISVGVSMLKPGDDTDSLIERADACLYAAKRNGRNRVICEADPEYSAEARSQVA, encoded by the coding sequence GTGGTCAACGTGCTCGATGAACACGAACGCACCATGGCGTTCGCCGAGGTGGCTCTCGGTCAGATCCGATCGCTCAGGCAGACCGCAATTCCCCGCAACTACGAGATCTGGTATGTCTACGCCACCGGCTACAACGCTCCCCTGAACAAGATCATCAACGAGACGCTGGCACGCAACGGCAGGCTGACCGAAGCCGATCTCGAGCAGATCTACGAGACCTACCTCTCCCACATCAAGACCACCGACCGCATCGACAAGGTCGGCGCGCGCGTCATCGGCGAAATCGACGACGTGATGAAGGTGCTCAGCGAAGCGCTCGGCATGTCCGCATCCTATGATGCGAGCCTGTCGGGCGCCGCCGCAAAGCTGTCCACGGCCAGGGACCGCGACCAGATCAAGGCGATCGTGGACGCGCTGCTGGGCGCGACGCGCGACATGCGCGAGACAAGCAAGGCGCTGGAGGACCGGCTGACCTTGTCCAAGAACGAGATCAGCAACCTTCAGCAGAGCCTCGAGGCGATCCGCGCCGAGAGCCTCACCGATCCCCTCACCGGCCTTGGCAACCGCAAATATTTCGATCGCATGATCGGCATGGCCGTGCAGAACGCCCTCGCAAACGGCGAGCCGCTGTCGCTGCTGTTGTTCGACATCGACCACTTCAAGTCGTTCAACGATTCCTACGGCCACCTCACCGGCGACCAGGTGCTGCGCCTCGTCGGCCTGTCGCTGAAGCAGACCATCAAGGGCCAGGACATCACCGCGCGCTATGGCGGCGAGGAGTTCGCGGTCGTGCTGCCCAACACCGCGCTGCGCCAGGCGCTCACGGTCGCCGACCACATCCGCCGCGCCGTGATGGCGAAGGAATTGAAGAAGAAATCGACCGGCGAGATCCTCGGCCGCGTCACGATCTCGGTCGGCGTCTCCATGCTGAAGCCGGGCGACGACACGGACTCCCTGATCGAGCGCGCGGATGCCTGCCTCTACGCCGCCAAGCGCAACGGCCGCAACCGCGTGATCTGCGAGGCCGATCCGGAATACAGCGCCGAAGCGCGCAGCCAGGTGGCTTAG
- a CDS encoding DEAD/DEAH box helicase, with protein MSFSNLGLSEKVLAAVAATGYTNPTPIQEQAIPHVLARKDVLGIAQTGTGKTAAFVLPMLTILEKGRARARMPRTLILEPTRELAAQVKENFDRYGAGQKLNVALLIGGVSFGDQDAKLTRGVDVLIATPGRLLDHTERGGLLLTGVELLVIDEADRMLDMGFIPDIERICKLVPFTRQTLFFTATMPPEIRRITEAFLHNPQKVEVSKPATTAVTVTQSQVPAGREAHEKRELLRRLLREAKDLKNAIIFCNRKREVAIVHKSLQKHGFSVGALHGDMDQPARMAALDQFRKGELPLLVASDVAARGLDIPEVSHVFNFDVPHHPDDYVHRIGRTGRAGRTGTAISIVTPLDQKSMAAIEKLIGLNIPRAEGEFEVHGESAEPTERSREPRGRERTRGGRGKSRRGHEQRGDARHASDARPAPEARPAREPKPAREARHAPEPRHGSRQQANTSHVPSIGRPEPRRPQREADSEPGDHSHLPAFLLRPVRSPAGA; from the coding sequence ATGTCCTTTTCAAATCTCGGACTATCCGAAAAAGTCCTCGCCGCAGTGGCGGCCACCGGTTACACCAACCCCACCCCCATTCAGGAACAGGCGATCCCCCACGTCCTTGCACGCAAGGACGTGCTCGGCATCGCCCAGACCGGCACCGGCAAGACCGCGGCCTTCGTGCTGCCGATGCTCACCATCCTCGAAAAGGGCAGAGCCCGGGCGCGCATGCCGCGCACCCTGATCCTCGAGCCGACCCGCGAGCTCGCCGCCCAGGTCAAGGAGAACTTCGACCGCTACGGCGCGGGGCAGAAGCTCAACGTCGCGCTGCTGATCGGCGGCGTCTCCTTCGGCGACCAGGATGCCAAGCTGACGCGCGGCGTCGACGTGCTGATCGCGACCCCCGGGCGCCTGCTCGACCATACCGAGCGCGGCGGTCTCCTGCTCACCGGCGTCGAGCTGCTCGTCATCGACGAAGCCGACCGCATGCTGGACATGGGCTTCATCCCCGACATCGAGCGCATCTGCAAGCTGGTCCCCTTCACGCGGCAGACGCTGTTCTTCACTGCGACCATGCCGCCGGAGATCCGGCGCATCACCGAGGCCTTCCTGCACAATCCGCAGAAGGTCGAGGTTTCCAAGCCCGCCACCACGGCGGTGACCGTCACACAGTCCCAGGTGCCTGCGGGGCGCGAGGCACATGAGAAGCGCGAGCTGCTTCGCCGCCTGCTGCGCGAGGCCAAGGATCTCAAGAACGCGATCATCTTCTGCAATCGCAAGCGCGAGGTCGCGATCGTTCACAAATCGCTCCAGAAGCACGGCTTCAGCGTCGGTGCGCTGCACGGCGACATGGACCAGCCGGCCCGCATGGCAGCGCTGGATCAATTTCGCAAAGGCGAGCTGCCACTGCTAGTCGCCTCCGACGTCGCCGCGCGCGGCCTCGACATCCCCGAGGTCAGCCACGTCTTCAATTTCGACGTCCCCCATCATCCCGATGATTACGTTCACCGCATCGGCCGTACCGGGCGCGCCGGCCGCACCGGCACCGCGATCTCGATCGTGACGCCGCTCGACCAGAAGTCGATGGCCGCGATCGAAAAGCTGATCGGCCTGAACATTCCGCGCGCCGAAGGCGAGTTCGAGGTCCACGGCGAGTCCGCCGAGCCAACCGAACGTTCGCGCGAGCCGCGTGGCCGGGAGCGGACCCGCGGCGGTCGCGGCAAGTCGCGCCGCGGCCATGAGCAGCGCGGTGACGCCAGGCACGCCTCGGACGCAAGGCCAGCACCGGAAGCAAGGCCTGCACGCGAGCCAAAGCCTGCGCGCGAAGCAAGGCACGCCCCCGAGCCGCGCCACGGCTCGCGCCAGCAGGCCAATACGTCGCACGTGCCGTCGATCGGCCGGCCCGAGCCGCGCCGTCCGCAGCGTGAGGCCGACAGCGAGCCCGGCGATCATTCGCATCTGCCGGCGTTCCTGCTGCGACCTGTTCGTTCCCCCGCCGGCGCCTGA
- a CDS encoding iron-sulfur cluster assembly accessory protein, producing MTDMTQPSPATTPKPRRPRPQVMRLTDAAAQRITELTQRADSEIVGLRVGVKNGGCAGQSYTVEYAHEIRPTDEVVEDKGVKILVDPKAVLFLLGTEMDYKADKMQAQFVFNNPNQISACGCGESVELRPAKVEG from the coding sequence ATGACTGACATGACCCAGCCGTCACCAGCTACTACCCCCAAGCCGCGGCGCCCGCGCCCGCAGGTGATGCGGCTGACGGATGCCGCCGCGCAGCGCATCACTGAGCTGACGCAGCGTGCGGACTCGGAGATCGTGGGCCTGCGGGTCGGTGTGAAGAACGGTGGCTGCGCCGGGCAGTCCTACACCGTCGAATACGCCCACGAGATCCGCCCAACCGACGAGGTCGTCGAGGACAAGGGCGTCAAGATCCTGGTCGATCCCAAGGCCGTGCTGTTCCTGCTCGGCACCGAGATGGACTACAAGGCTGACAAGATGCAGGCCCAGTTCGTCTTCAACAACCCCAACCAGATTTCCGCCTGTGGCTGCGGCGAGTCGGTTGAACTGCGGCCGGCCAAGGTCGAGGGGTAG
- a CDS encoding cysteine desulfurase produces MSTHPAVLNGSYDVARVRQDFPALALQVYGKPLVYLDNAASAQKPQSVLDRMTQAYTSEYANVHRGLHYLANTATEAYEGGRAKVAQFINASRTEEIIFTRNATEAINLVASSWGEPNIKAGDEIVLSIMEHHSNIVPWHFLRERHGAVIRWAPVDDEGNFLIDEFEKQLTSKTKLVAITQMSNALGTIVPVKDVVKIAHARGIPVLVDGSQGAVHLPVDVQDIGCDFYVFTGHKVYGPTGIGVLWAKYDHLIAMRPYNGGGEMIREVSREIVTYGDPPHKFEAGTPAIVEAVGLGAAIDYVNSIGKERIAAHEHDLVTYAQDRLREINSLRLIGTARGKGPVISFELKGAHAHDVATVIDRQGIAVRAGTHCVMPLLERFNVTATCRASFGMYNTRDEVDHLAQALLKARDLFA; encoded by the coding sequence ATGAGCACGCATCCGGCGGTCCTGAACGGTTCTTATGACGTCGCGCGGGTGCGCCAGGATTTTCCGGCGCTCGCCCTGCAGGTCTACGGAAAGCCGCTGGTCTATCTCGACAACGCGGCCTCGGCGCAGAAGCCGCAATCCGTGCTCGACCGCATGACGCAGGCCTATACGAGCGAATATGCCAACGTGCATCGCGGCCTGCACTACCTCGCCAATACTGCGACGGAGGCTTACGAGGGCGGCCGCGCCAAGGTCGCGCAGTTTATCAATGCCAGCCGCACCGAAGAGATCATCTTTACGCGCAACGCGACCGAGGCGATCAACCTCGTCGCCTCGTCCTGGGGTGAGCCCAACATCAAAGCTGGCGACGAGATCGTCCTCTCGATCATGGAACACCACTCCAACATCGTGCCCTGGCATTTCCTCAGGGAACGCCACGGCGCGGTGATCAGATGGGCGCCGGTCGACGATGAAGGCAATTTCCTGATCGATGAGTTCGAGAAGCAGCTGACGTCGAAGACCAAGCTCGTCGCGATCACGCAGATGTCGAACGCGCTCGGCACCATCGTGCCGGTCAAGGACGTCGTCAAAATCGCGCACGCCCGCGGCATTCCCGTGCTGGTCGACGGCAGTCAGGGCGCCGTGCATCTGCCGGTCGACGTCCAGGACATCGGCTGCGACTTCTACGTTTTCACCGGGCACAAGGTGTACGGACCGACCGGCATCGGCGTGCTCTGGGCCAAATACGACCACCTCATCGCGATGCGTCCCTATAATGGTGGGGGCGAGATGATCCGCGAGGTCTCCCGCGAAATCGTCACCTATGGCGATCCCCCGCACAAGTTCGAGGCCGGCACACCCGCGATCGTCGAGGCGGTCGGGCTAGGCGCGGCCATCGACTACGTCAACTCGATCGGCAAGGAGCGCATCGCCGCCCACGAGCACGATCTCGTCACCTATGCCCAGGACCGCCTGCGCGAAATCAACTCGTTGCGGCTGATCGGCACAGCGCGCGGCAAGGGCCCGGTGATCTCCTTCGAGCTGAAGGGCGCGCACGCCCATGACGTCGCCACCGTGATCGACCGCCAGGGCATCGCGGTGCGCGCAGGCACTCATTGCGTGATGCCGCTTTTAGAGCGGTTCAACGTGACCGCGACGTGCCGGGCATCCTTCGGCATGTATAATACAAGGGACGAAGTCGACCATCTGGCACAGGCGCTCTTGAAGGCGCGGGATTTGTTCGCATGA
- a CDS encoding carbon-nitrogen hydrolase family protein, whose amino-acid sequence MTGKVSVSLIQFDAKVLEPESNLERMRAAILSEAKAGAQLIVFPELSNTGYVEPLTPGAPFSPASGGSEQYAFRLFQAAEPVNGPFIKSLCDLAREHSLHVVVGLALRHPVQQGAMHNASILIGPHGVLGTYHKIHRWHLEKLYFMAGESISVQQTTLGPIGMQICYDIRFPELTRALMLQGAQIVTNVWASFRPQDKPLEDEQIFTHRAYTRATENGLFFLSCNRAGRQGNCAFMGRSVIVAPDGKILAQSTSEDEDVVRAEIDLDDVARYRSYVGLATDRRADIYARYLTAPV is encoded by the coding sequence ATGACCGGCAAAGTGAGCGTGAGCCTGATCCAGTTTGATGCCAAAGTGCTGGAGCCGGAGTCGAATCTCGAGCGAATGCGAGCAGCGATCCTATCGGAGGCAAAGGCAGGCGCGCAGTTGATCGTGTTCCCAGAGCTGTCGAACACGGGATACGTGGAGCCGCTGACGCCGGGCGCCCCTTTCAGCCCGGCTTCCGGCGGATCAGAACAGTATGCCTTCCGATTATTTCAAGCAGCAGAACCGGTGAACGGCCCCTTCATCAAGTCGCTGTGCGACCTGGCTCGCGAGCACAGCCTCCATGTTGTTGTCGGGCTCGCCCTTCGTCATCCGGTGCAGCAGGGTGCCATGCATAATGCCTCGATCCTGATTGGTCCCCACGGCGTGCTCGGCACCTACCACAAGATTCACCGCTGGCATCTGGAAAAGCTCTACTTCATGGCCGGCGAGAGCATCTCCGTGCAGCAGACGACGTTGGGCCCGATCGGGATGCAGATTTGCTACGACATCCGGTTTCCGGAATTGACGCGGGCACTCATGCTGCAAGGCGCGCAGATCGTCACGAATGTTTGGGCGTCTTTCCGGCCCCAGGACAAGCCCCTGGAGGATGAGCAGATATTCACGCACCGCGCCTACACGCGCGCGACCGAAAATGGCCTCTTCTTCCTCAGTTGCAACCGCGCTGGCAGGCAGGGCAATTGCGCCTTCATGGGCCGAAGCGTCATCGTTGCGCCGGACGGCAAGATTCTCGCGCAGTCCACCTCGGAGGACGAGGACGTCGTACGCGCGGAAATCGACCTTGATGACGTCGCCCGCTATCGAAGCTATGTCGGGCTCGCCACAGACAGGCGCGCGGATATCTACGCACGATATCTGACGGCGCCCGTCTGA
- a CDS encoding SUF system Fe-S cluster assembly protein, which produces MSDTAEIKANPMETHSALPPEETERLTREIIAGLKTVFDPEIPADIYELGLIYKVEIKDDRSVDVLMTLTTPNCPAAGELPTMVENAVASVPGVGVVDVKVVWEPAWSPERMSDEARLVLNMW; this is translated from the coding sequence ATGAGTGACACGGCCGAAATCAAAGCCAATCCGATGGAAACGCATTCCGCGTTGCCGCCGGAGGAGACCGAGCGTCTGACGCGCGAGATCATCGCCGGGCTCAAGACTGTGTTCGATCCGGAAATCCCGGCCGACATCTACGAGCTCGGCCTGATCTACAAGGTCGAGATCAAGGACGACCGCTCCGTCGACGTCTTGATGACGCTGACCACGCCGAACTGCCCGGCCGCCGGCGAGCTGCCGACCATGGTTGAGAATGCGGTTGCCAGCGTTCCCGGCGTCGGCGTGGTCGACGTCAAGGTCGTCTGGGAGCCGGCCTGGTCGCCGGAACGCATGAGCGACGAGGCCCGCCTCGTGCTCAACATGTGGTGA
- a CDS encoding caspase family protein encodes MTRRLLSVLAAVGIAASLTALAAPAHAEKRVALVIGNNDYRNVPKLLKAVNDARTMGDTLKQLGFSVMVAENQNRQQFSETLLTFDRAIEPGDTAFFFYAGHGFEIAGQNYLLPTDVPAATEGQEELVRDSSILADRIVERLQNKKARTAILVFDACRNNPFERTGTRAVAGGGGLAPMTQLPEGVFSVFSAGPRQTALDRLSNDDANPNSVFTRTFAKELLQPGENLVQVAQHTRRLVSEMADTVKHKQVPVYFDQMVDDVFLNGSAKVASDAASRPDDPPPQKVAALPPVSVPRVPKEEVTNAPIANFSRHSSGWTVTFSFADPTLGVSWRMAGNGDFRETGFIDALDPRTRKRMPNPSIELPPDAQAGTIEVRYVDASGDMQGPFPIKFEPEAALLRDQRKILDMTATSWLSFREFNGLLVYYTHLVSYRCAIREVRIGIDTAVPNQVLKIPPCNMRDPTGDPSGISAGMPLYMKLAPSTQFVSVELTYRDGSVSEIKSFRTANRSNN; translated from the coding sequence ATGACGCGCAGGCTTCTCTCGGTTTTGGCAGCCGTTGGCATCGCCGCCAGTCTCACGGCGCTCGCTGCCCCCGCGCATGCCGAAAAGCGCGTCGCGCTCGTGATAGGCAATAACGACTACAGGAACGTTCCAAAACTGCTCAAGGCCGTCAACGACGCCCGCACCATGGGCGATACGCTCAAGCAGCTCGGCTTCTCCGTGATGGTAGCTGAGAACCAGAATCGCCAGCAGTTCTCTGAGACGCTGCTCACCTTCGACAGGGCGATCGAGCCCGGCGACACCGCGTTCTTCTTCTATGCCGGGCACGGTTTCGAGATCGCGGGCCAGAACTATTTGCTGCCGACCGACGTGCCGGCGGCGACCGAAGGGCAGGAAGAGCTGGTGCGCGATTCCTCCATCCTCGCCGACCGCATCGTCGAGCGGCTCCAGAACAAGAAGGCGCGCACTGCGATCCTCGTGTTCGATGCCTGCCGCAACAATCCGTTCGAGCGCACCGGCACGCGCGCGGTCGCCGGCGGCGGAGGCCTCGCGCCGATGACGCAGTTGCCGGAAGGCGTGTTCTCGGTGTTCTCCGCCGGCCCCCGCCAGACCGCGCTCGATCGTCTGTCGAACGACGATGCCAATCCCAATTCGGTGTTCACGCGCACGTTTGCCAAGGAACTGTTGCAGCCCGGCGAGAACCTCGTGCAGGTGGCTCAGCATACCCGGCGGCTCGTCAGCGAGATGGCCGACACGGTCAAGCACAAGCAGGTGCCGGTCTATTTCGACCAGATGGTCGACGACGTCTTTCTGAATGGTTCGGCAAAGGTCGCGTCCGACGCCGCGTCACGTCCGGACGACCCGCCGCCGCAGAAGGTCGCGGCGCTGCCGCCGGTCTCGGTGCCGCGCGTCCCGAAGGAGGAGGTCACCAACGCGCCGATTGCGAACTTCTCGCGCCACAGCAGTGGTTGGACGGTGACGTTTTCCTTTGCAGACCCGACCCTCGGCGTTTCCTGGCGGATGGCCGGCAACGGCGATTTCCGCGAGACCGGCTTCATCGACGCGCTCGACCCGCGCACCCGCAAGCGGATGCCGAACCCGTCGATCGAGCTGCCGCCGGACGCGCAGGCCGGTACCATCGAGGTGCGCTATGTGGATGCCTCCGGCGACATGCAGGGTCCGTTTCCGATCAAGTTCGAGCCCGAGGCTGCGCTGCTCCGCGATCAGCGCAAGATCCTCGACATGACCGCGACGAGCTGGCTGTCGTTCCGCGAGTTCAACGGGCTGCTGGTCTACTATACCCATCTGGTTTCTTATCGCTGCGCCATCCGCGAGGTGCGCATCGGCATCGACACCGCGGTGCCGAACCAGGTGCTGAAGATACCGCCTTGCAACATGAGGGACCCGACCGGGGACCCTTCGGGAATTTCCGCCGGCATGCCGCTCTACATGAAGCTCGCGCCCTCGACGCAGTTCGTCTCCGTCGAGCTGACCTACCGCGACGGCAGCGTGTCGGAGATCAAGAGCTTTCGCACTGCGAACCGCAGCAACAACTGA
- a CDS encoding TfoX/Sxy family protein, which yields MDREFLIDLFADFGPVTIRRMFSGYGISADGTNFALALRAGLFFRADEVTIPGFEAEGSAPFQYQTRAKTVTVSSYWQLPARLFDDSEELAEWARAALAAAQRAKVKKRPQKKAAASKGMKKAAKSSTRVKKPAKKAAVRKRARRKA from the coding sequence ATGGACCGCGAATTCCTGATCGACCTGTTCGCCGATTTCGGCCCCGTCACCATCCGCCGGATGTTTTCCGGCTATGGCATTTCTGCCGACGGCACCAATTTTGCGCTGGCCTTGCGCGCCGGGCTGTTCTTTCGCGCCGATGAAGTAACAATCCCAGGCTTTGAGGCCGAAGGCTCGGCGCCCTTCCAGTACCAGACCCGCGCCAAGACAGTGACAGTGAGTTCCTACTGGCAACTGCCCGCGCGCCTGTTCGACGATTCCGAGGAGCTTGCCGAGTGGGCGAGGGCCGCGCTCGCCGCTGCCCAGCGCGCCAAGGTGAAGAAGCGGCCCCAGAAGAAGGCGGCGGCGAGCAAAGGGATGAAGAAGGCCGCCAAATCTTCGACGAGGGTGAAGAAGCCTGCCAAGAAGGCTGCGGTTCGCAAGCGCGCCAGGCGGAAAGCGTAG